The genomic DNA GGGTCCTCGTCTGGATTATAATTTCTCAGAACTTTTTTTGCCCCTTCAATTGTATAACCCTCATCACGAAGCAAACGCTTGATCATCATAATTATTTTGATGTCACGATTCGTGTAAATCCTATTTCCAGCTTTGTTTTTAGATGGCTTCAACTGTTCAAATTCCGTCTCCCAATACCTAAGGACATAGGGTTCAACCCCAGTTAACTTGCTTACCTCACTTATTGAGTAATAAACGCGATTGATTTTAAATTCAGGCATACGAACTCGTTCTTTTTTTTCCATTTTAAAAATTTTGGAGGCAAAAATCAACAATTT from Candidatus Thermokryptus mobilis includes the following:
- a CDS encoding MerR family transcriptional regulator yields the protein MPEFKINRVYYSISEVSKLTGVEPYVLRYWETEFEQLKPSKNKAGNRIYTNRDIKIIMMIKRLLRDEGYTIEGAKKVLRNYNPDEDPTDITIEDGKVKLSKISDPELRQDLIEIKKILELILSKL